The Hymenobacter sp. GOD-10R genome includes a window with the following:
- a CDS encoding phosphatase PAP2 family protein encodes MNNPAQPQRELQYFILACCVLCPMALWGLDKPLALWLHVYTPGLRPFFEAFTNAADKIYTTLFYSADLGGVPIGFVALLVLFLLGRFVLGAPKPGVFLLIGLVLLNSGVATNLLKIYFQRPRPDAFLLHGMVGAGFGQATTRDYSFPSSHTTLYFSLLFPLAWQFPKYRWPLLVLPMLITVGRLVLELHFLGDVLASIGLVGMLTWLFSRLPFITPRPPFRLRRYKPVE; translated from the coding sequence ATGAACAACCCAGCGCAGCCCCAGCGCGAACTGCAATACTTTATTCTGGCCTGCTGCGTGCTGTGCCCAATGGCGTTGTGGGGGCTCGACAAACCGCTAGCGCTGTGGCTGCACGTGTATACCCCAGGGCTGCGGCCGTTCTTTGAGGCATTTACCAACGCTGCCGATAAGATCTACACGACACTGTTCTACTCCGCCGACCTAGGTGGCGTGCCAATTGGCTTTGTCGCGTTGCTGGTACTGTTTCTGCTGGGGCGCTTCGTGCTAGGCGCGCCCAAACCGGGCGTGTTCCTGCTCATCGGGTTGGTGTTACTCAACAGCGGCGTGGCTACGAACCTGCTAAAGATTTACTTTCAACGCCCACGCCCCGATGCTTTTCTGCTGCACGGGATGGTGGGCGCGGGTTTCGGACAGGCTACCACCCGCGACTATTCCTTTCCCTCCAGTCACACGACGCTTTACTTCAGCCTCTTGTTTCCATTGGCTTGGCAGTTTCCCAAGTATCGATGGCCCTTGCTGGTGCTGCCCATGCTGATTACCGTGGGCAGGCTCGTGCTGGAGCTACACTTCCTCGGTGATGTGCTAGCTTCTATCGGCTTAGTTGGTATGCTGACTTGGTTGTTTAGCCGACTGCCGTTCATCACGCCCCGCCCGCCATTTCGCTTGCGCCGGTATAAGCCAGTAGAATAA
- a CDS encoding PIG-L family deacetylase, with product MRLHNFRAAVLLLLLPLLTHAQTPKHYTSADIALGLRKLNVLGSVLYIAAHPDDENTRLIAYMANGRLLETGYLACTRGDGGQNLIGPEIREQLGVIRTQELLAARRTDGGRQFFTRANDFGFSKTAEETFTIWDKEQVLADMVWVIRQRRPDVLITRFPPDARAGHGHHTASAILAAEAFDAAGDPKRFPEQLKYVQAWQPKRLLWNTGSFFVKPGESMTGYLSLDAGGYNAFLGQSYGEIAATSRSNHKSQGFGSAATRGEALEYFQPVKGEKAAKDPFEGVDMTWNRVPGGVAVGKLIDDVIKKYDPANPSASVAGLVKVRAALSNLPALRAAKQGDKNAQQRPEYFWLLTKEQQTEQLIQACLGLYLEATATTATVAPGQTATITVEAINQSASSVAVRQVWAEGFSQAAPETKELKQGQTLRLTLQLPLSTNSPVSQPYWLVEPGTVGMYAVPAKLALDQADSTARTGGSSKQWLTINRQNLIGRPESPASIGVTLEVVTQGISTYYTVPVQYKHTDPVQGELYQPLTVVPTVAVNIGGKAYVFSENQPKTVPVTVRAGRDGVRGTLALALPAGWKSEPASASFDLGTKDQERTIQFQVQPTGSQESAGQLRAVATVDGQQYSRGIQTIAYNHIPTQTLFPEAVAPLVKVDLKRKGQQIGYLMGAGDEVPDALRQVGYTVTLLKETDITPENLRRFDAVLLGVRAYNVLDRLKVLQPILLDYVKDGGNLVVEYVVNRGTVMPQIGPYPFTLSTDRVTVENAPVTFLKPQHPLLNAPNKISAKDFEGWVQEQGLYYPSQWDEKYQTIISSHDPNEKPKESAILVADYGKGHYIYTGLSFFRELPAGVPGAYRLLTNMISLGK from the coding sequence ATGCGTCTCCACAACTTTCGCGCGGCGGTGCTGCTCTTGCTGCTGCCGCTGCTTACCCACGCCCAAACGCCTAAACATTACACCTCCGCTGATATTGCCCTAGGTCTGCGCAAGTTGAATGTGCTCGGCTCGGTGCTCTACATCGCCGCCCACCCCGACGACGAAAACACGCGCCTGATTGCCTACATGGCCAACGGACGCTTGCTCGAAACCGGCTACTTAGCTTGCACCCGCGGCGACGGTGGCCAGAACCTCATCGGACCCGAAATCCGGGAACAGCTAGGGGTCATCCGGACGCAGGAGTTGCTGGCCGCCCGCCGCACCGATGGCGGCCGGCAGTTTTTCACCCGTGCCAACGACTTCGGCTTCTCCAAAACGGCTGAAGAAACCTTCACCATCTGGGATAAGGAGCAGGTGCTCGCCGATATGGTGTGGGTGATCCGCCAGCGCCGCCCCGATGTGCTCATCACCCGCTTCCCGCCCGATGCTCGTGCGGGCCACGGCCACCACACGGCTTCCGCCATCCTGGCCGCCGAAGCCTTCGATGCGGCCGGCGACCCCAAGCGCTTCCCCGAGCAGCTGAAGTACGTGCAAGCTTGGCAGCCCAAGCGTCTGCTCTGGAATACGGGCAGCTTCTTCGTGAAGCCCGGTGAATCAATGACCGGCTACTTGAGCCTCGATGCGGGCGGCTACAATGCTTTCCTAGGTCAGAGCTACGGCGAAATTGCGGCTACCAGCCGTTCCAACCACAAAAGCCAAGGCTTCGGCTCGGCTGCTACACGTGGCGAGGCGCTGGAGTATTTTCAACCGGTGAAAGGGGAGAAGGCAGCGAAGGATCCGTTTGAAGGCGTGGATATGACTTGGAACCGCGTGCCGGGTGGCGTGGCGGTGGGGAAGTTGATCGATGACGTTATTAAGAAGTATGATCCGGCAAATCCGTCGGCGAGTGTGGCGGGGCTGGTAAAGGTGCGGGCAGCTCTGAGTAATTTGCCTGCGTTGCGAGCTGCTAAGCAGGGAGACAAAAATGCGCAGCAACGCCCGGAGTACTTCTGGCTTCTTACCAAAGAACAGCAAACGGAACAACTTATTCAAGCGTGCCTAGGCTTATACCTAGAAGCCACGGCTACAACGGCTACTGTGGCCCCAGGTCAAACGGCTACCATTACGGTAGAGGCAATAAACCAGTCAGCAAGTTCTGTTGCCGTGCGTCAGGTATGGGCAGAAGGCTTCAGCCAGGCGGCACCGGAAACCAAAGAATTGAAGCAAGGTCAAACGCTACGTCTGACCTTGCAATTGCCATTGAGTACTAACTCGCCTGTCTCGCAGCCCTATTGGTTAGTAGAACCAGGTACCGTGGGCATGTATGCGGTACCCGCTAAGCTTGCGTTAGATCAAGCGGATTCCACCGCTCGTACGGGCGGTAGTTCAAAGCAATGGTTAACTATTAACAGGCAGAACCTTATTGGCCGACCTGAAAGCCCGGCTTCTATCGGAGTGACCTTAGAGGTAGTAACACAAGGAATATCTACCTACTATACGGTGCCTGTTCAGTACAAGCACACTGATCCGGTACAAGGTGAGCTGTACCAGCCTCTGACTGTAGTGCCAACCGTTGCCGTGAATATCGGCGGCAAAGCGTATGTCTTCTCCGAAAACCAGCCGAAGACTGTCCCGGTGACGGTGCGAGCTGGGCGCGATGGGGTGCGTGGTACCCTAGCTTTGGCGCTGCCCGCCGGCTGGAAATCCGAACCCGCGTCGGCTAGCTTCGACCTAGGTACGAAAGACCAAGAACGCACCATTCAGTTTCAGGTGCAGCCCACTGGGAGCCAGGAAAGTGCTGGTCAGCTTCGCGCCGTGGCCACGGTTGATGGGCAGCAGTATTCGCGTGGCATCCAGACCATCGCCTACAACCACATCCCGACCCAAACGCTTTTCCCCGAAGCTGTAGCGCCACTGGTGAAAGTGGATCTGAAGCGCAAAGGCCAGCAGATCGGCTACCTCATGGGCGCCGGCGACGAAGTGCCCGACGCTCTGCGCCAGGTAGGCTACACCGTCACGCTGCTGAAGGAAACCGACATCACGCCCGAAAACCTGCGTCGCTTCGATGCCGTGCTGCTTGGCGTGCGCGCCTACAACGTGCTCGACCGCCTGAAGGTGCTCCAGCCCATCCTGCTCGACTACGTGAAAGACGGCGGCAACCTCGTGGTGGAATACGTGGTGAACCGCGGCACCGTGATGCCGCAAATTGGGCCGTACCCCTTCACGCTATCCACCGACCGCGTGACGGTGGAAAATGCGCCCGTCACCTTCCTCAAACCCCAGCACCCACTGCTGAACGCGCCTAATAAGATCAGCGCCAAAGACTTTGAAGGTTGGGTGCAGGAGCAAGGTCTCTACTATCCGAGCCAGTGGGACGAGAAGTACCAGACCATCATCAGCAGCCACGACCCTAATGAAAAACCAAAGGAAAGCGCTATTCTCGTAGCCGATTATGGCAAAGGGCACTATATCTATACCGGTCTGTCGTTCTTCCGGGAACTGCCAGCCGGCGTGCCCGGCGCCTACCGCCTGCTCACCAATATGATTTCGCTCGGCAAGTAA
- a CDS encoding S8 family peptidase encodes MSFSLSSSLKPLLLALLVPAATLAQTPAPPAPLTPAEAQAQQWFHLDFQKDGAVGVSTNRTYQDLLKNRTPSPTPVIVAVIDGGVDTAHQDLRRVLWKNPKEIAGNGQDDDHNGYVDDVYGWNFLGGKDGRNVDIDTYEDTRLMAKLQPLYEGKTRTAVPAAKRDEFDLYTQVKKTYQEKLAESTQQAQQIGQLYDQTSEVVTQVKKALNVARLDTATLHHPPTTNPALLDVTTQLYRGITTMGFADAETVVAEMQKAAEHGKTGLDYSLNLKYNPRDIVGDNPDNTKDHAYGNKDVTGPDPEHGTHVAGIIAADRDNNLGVQGVAANVRIMAVRAVPNGDEHDKDIANAIRYAADNGAQIINMSFGKYYSPQRPAVEEAIRYAGSKGVLLVHSAGNENKDLDVETQYPSPRFLDGKTIPNMITVGASARQNDEKLAAEFSNYGKRTVDVFAPGVNIYSTLPGNKYGNESGTSMAGPVVSGIAAVLKSYFPKLTPADLKRIIQQSTVPYHTEVLKPGTQTKVPFDQLSNTGGVVNLYRAVELAQQQP; translated from the coding sequence ATGTCTTTTTCCTTGTCTTCTTCCCTCAAACCCTTGCTGCTGGCGCTGTTAGTGCCTGCTGCTACCCTCGCCCAGACGCCGGCTCCACCCGCTCCTCTTACCCCTGCCGAAGCTCAGGCGCAGCAATGGTTTCACCTTGATTTTCAAAAAGATGGTGCCGTTGGCGTGAGTACCAACCGGACGTACCAAGATCTGCTGAAAAACCGCACACCTAGCCCCACGCCCGTTATTGTGGCTGTCATCGACGGCGGCGTAGACACGGCCCATCAAGATTTGCGGCGCGTTCTGTGGAAAAACCCCAAAGAAATTGCGGGTAACGGGCAGGATGATGACCACAACGGCTACGTAGACGATGTGTACGGCTGGAACTTCCTAGGTGGAAAAGATGGCCGCAACGTCGACATCGACACGTATGAAGACACCCGTTTGATGGCCAAACTGCAACCCTTGTATGAGGGCAAAACCCGCACGGCGGTACCAGCAGCCAAGCGCGACGAGTTCGACTTGTATACGCAGGTGAAGAAAACCTACCAGGAGAAGCTCGCCGAGAGTACCCAACAGGCGCAGCAGATTGGGCAGCTTTACGACCAAACCAGCGAAGTAGTAACGCAGGTGAAGAAGGCCCTGAACGTGGCCCGCCTCGATACGGCTACCCTGCACCACCCGCCTACGACCAATCCGGCACTGCTTGATGTCACCACCCAGCTTTATCGGGGCATCACGACCATGGGCTTTGCCGACGCTGAAACAGTAGTAGCCGAAATGCAAAAGGCGGCCGAGCACGGCAAAACGGGCCTGGATTACTCGCTGAACCTCAAATACAATCCGCGCGACATCGTGGGTGACAACCCCGATAACACTAAAGATCACGCGTACGGCAACAAAGACGTAACGGGCCCTGACCCTGAGCACGGCACGCACGTTGCTGGCATCATTGCCGCCGACCGCGACAATAACCTAGGGGTGCAAGGCGTGGCAGCCAACGTGCGCATCATGGCGGTACGCGCCGTGCCTAACGGCGACGAGCACGATAAAGACATAGCCAATGCCATTCGCTATGCCGCCGATAACGGTGCCCAGATTATCAACATGAGCTTCGGCAAGTATTATTCGCCCCAGCGCCCTGCTGTAGAAGAAGCCATTCGCTACGCAGGTAGCAAAGGTGTATTGCTGGTGCACTCCGCAGGCAACGAGAACAAAGATCTGGACGTGGAGACGCAGTATCCATCGCCGCGCTTTCTGGATGGCAAGACCATTCCGAACATGATTACGGTAGGCGCCTCGGCCCGCCAAAACGACGAGAAGCTAGCAGCGGAGTTCTCTAACTACGGCAAGCGGACCGTGGATGTGTTTGCGCCCGGCGTGAACATTTACTCGACGCTGCCCGGCAACAAGTATGGTAACGAAAGCGGCACCAGTATGGCAGGCCCCGTGGTATCGGGTATTGCCGCGGTGTTAAAGTCGTACTTCCCCAAGTTGACGCCCGCTGATCTAAAGCGCATTATCCAGCAGTCGACGGTGCCTTACCACACGGAGGTATTGAAGCCCGGCACGCAGACCAAAGTACCTTTCGATCAGCTCTCTAACACGGGTGGTGTCGTGAACCTGTACCGCGCCGTGGAGTTGGCTCAACAGCAGCCATAA
- a CDS encoding MOSC domain-containing protein, translating to MSASLTLSDLYIYPIKSLGGIRLNEAAVEPRGLRHDRRWLVVNERNQFMTQRQNTEMALLDVHPAYNGFLLTHRQRPELLPLYVPFEASPERTLFVTIWDDMVFAWRAEKAADEWLSLALGQPCKLVYMSDMVRRDVEPELNPRNTLVSFADGYPYLLIGQAALTELNTRLDQPVPMNRFRPNLVFTGGEPCAEDTWYEFQIGDLAFRAVCACSRCVVTTIDQQTAEKSSHSEPLRTLATYRTINKKVRFGQNVTGPKQGTLRVGDTLTVLNYK from the coding sequence ATGTCCGCTTCTCTTACCCTCTCCGACCTCTACATCTATCCTATTAAATCACTTGGCGGTATTCGACTAAACGAAGCCGCTGTTGAACCGAGAGGTCTGCGCCACGACCGCCGTTGGTTGGTGGTAAATGAGCGCAACCAGTTCATGACGCAGCGGCAAAACACCGAGATGGCGCTGCTTGATGTGCATCCTGCCTATAACGGCTTCTTGCTCACGCACCGGCAGCGCCCGGAACTGCTGCCGCTCTACGTGCCTTTCGAAGCTAGCCCTGAGCGCACTTTATTTGTTACCATCTGGGACGATATGGTATTTGCTTGGCGCGCCGAAAAGGCCGCCGACGAGTGGCTCAGCTTAGCCTTGGGGCAGCCCTGCAAATTGGTGTATATGTCGGATATGGTGCGGCGCGATGTGGAACCGGAGCTAAACCCTAGAAATACGCTGGTGAGCTTCGCCGATGGCTACCCATACCTACTTATTGGGCAAGCGGCCCTGACCGAGCTAAACACTCGTCTCGATCAGCCCGTGCCGATGAATCGCTTCCGACCGAACCTCGTGTTCACGGGCGGCGAACCTTGCGCGGAAGACACGTGGTATGAGTTTCAGATCGGCGACCTAGCTTTCCGGGCGGTATGCGCCTGCAGCCGGTGCGTCGTCACGACCATAGATCAGCAAACAGCTGAGAAAAGCAGCCACAGCGAGCCGCTGCGCACCCTAGCCACCTACCGCACCATCAACAAGAAAGTAAGGTTTGGCCAGAACGTCACGGGCCCCAAACAAGGCACGTTGCGCGTGGGCGATACCCTGACCGTCCTCAACTACAAATAA
- a CDS encoding DUF2461 domain-containing protein, producing MDLPFLLRFLNNLAANNNKAWMDANRADYHRARATFTALVQELLHGLQRFDPDLQGITPSDSMFRINKNDRFQQSDEPYKNRMGAGMGRGGRHSPWAGYFIAVEANGQTWVGAGKWRPESAGLARIRQEIHYNGAEFHQLRQAPKLQQHFPDGFEGERLQRPPKGYDKNDPDIEWLKLKDFFVSQSFTDAELLAPDFVPRVLASFQAAQPLVQFLNRALDGE from the coding sequence ATGGACCTCCCCTTTCTGCTCAGATTTCTTAACAACCTAGCTGCCAACAACAACAAAGCTTGGATGGATGCCAATCGTGCCGATTACCATCGGGCACGGGCTACGTTCACGGCATTGGTGCAGGAGCTACTGCACGGCTTGCAGCGCTTCGACCCCGATTTGCAAGGCATCACACCTTCCGATTCGATGTTCCGGATCAACAAAAACGACCGTTTTCAGCAGAGCGACGAGCCGTATAAAAACCGGATGGGAGCCGGTATGGGCCGCGGCGGGCGCCACTCACCGTGGGCGGGTTACTTTATTGCGGTAGAGGCCAACGGCCAAACGTGGGTGGGGGCTGGCAAATGGCGCCCCGAGTCAGCGGGCCTAGCTCGTATCCGCCAAGAGATTCATTACAACGGCGCCGAGTTTCACCAGCTGCGCCAAGCTCCGAAACTACAACAACACTTCCCCGATGGCTTCGAAGGCGAGCGGCTGCAACGCCCACCGAAAGGGTACGACAAGAACGACCCCGACATCGAGTGGCTTAAACTGAAAGACTTCTTTGTGTCGCAATCGTTCACCGACGCCGAACTCCTAGCCCCCGATTTTGTGCCGCGTGTGCTAGCGAGCTTTCAGGCAGCACAGCCGCTCGTGCAATTCCTGAACCGGGCCTTGGATGGAGAGTAA
- a CDS encoding deoxynucleoside kinase produces the protein MHIAIVGNIGAGKTTLANKLAHHFHWEVFLEDVDHNPYLKDFYDDMPRWAFHLQVYFLNSRFRQTQKIKTIQSAGKGVIQDRTIYEDAHIFAANLHESSLMTERDYQNYLNLFESMISMVEPPDLLLYLRADLPKLIQQIEKRNRDYENNIKIEYLRNLNEHYEKWISSYKHGKMLIVDVSHLDYVQNPEDLGTIIDRINSTLFGLF, from the coding sequence ATGCACATTGCAATCGTCGGGAACATTGGCGCCGGCAAAACCACGCTGGCTAACAAATTGGCACACCACTTCCACTGGGAGGTGTTTCTAGAAGACGTAGATCATAATCCTTATCTCAAGGATTTCTACGACGATATGCCCCGGTGGGCGTTTCATTTGCAGGTGTACTTTCTGAACAGTCGATTCCGCCAAACGCAGAAAATCAAAACCATCCAAAGCGCCGGCAAAGGCGTCATTCAGGACCGCACCATCTATGAGGATGCCCACATCTTCGCGGCTAACCTGCATGAGTCGAGCCTCATGACCGAGCGCGACTACCAGAACTACCTGAACCTGTTTGAGTCGATGATTAGCATGGTGGAGCCGCCCGATTTGCTGCTCTATCTACGCGCCGATCTGCCCAAGCTCATTCAGCAGATTGAAAAGCGCAACCGCGACTACGAAAACAACATCAAGATTGAATACCTGCGTAACCTCAACGAGCATTACGAGAAGTGGATTAGCAGCTACAAGCACGGTAAGATGCTCATTGTTGACGTAAGCCACCTCGACTACGTGCAAAATCCCGAGGACCTAGGTACGATCATCGACCGCATCAACAGCACCTTATTTGGCCTGTTTTAA
- a CDS encoding DUF6565 domain-containing protein, protein MKRLLLPLALLTTTLTPFATQAQQKTTAATPSAVERDLRSFSTWVDQKIDSASAGAHRKWPKLMADYDRQSARLDRAVDSLSVQSKQKYAAQKARYKTWAAEQQSAEASIQGDPAKATALQTKLLGEKVNINTTRAAELPDLYGRFLESTRAQRRTWTTADWTAAGVVLAKLNGRYDQVRDQLDIDEKVRIRSLQGEFRTLEKAKDMKDIFNGL, encoded by the coding sequence ATGAAACGACTCTTGCTGCCGCTTGCCCTTCTTACGACGACGCTGACGCCCTTTGCCACCCAGGCCCAACAAAAAACGACGGCGGCTACTCCCTCGGCGGTAGAACGAGACTTACGAAGCTTCAGCACCTGGGTCGATCAGAAAATCGACAGTGCTTCGGCCGGTGCTCACCGCAAATGGCCCAAGCTCATGGCCGACTATGACCGCCAAAGTGCCCGCCTCGACCGCGCCGTGGATAGCCTCTCCGTGCAGTCGAAGCAAAAGTACGCCGCACAGAAAGCACGCTACAAGACGTGGGCCGCTGAGCAGCAGAGCGCTGAAGCAAGCATACAAGGTGACCCTGCAAAAGCCACAGCCCTTCAGACTAAATTGCTGGGTGAAAAAGTAAACATTAACACGACGCGTGCGGCCGAGCTGCCGGATTTGTACGGCCGCTTCCTGGAGTCGACGCGGGCACAGCGCCGTACTTGGACCACCGCTGATTGGACCGCTGCGGGAGTAGTGCTGGCAAAGCTCAATGGGCGCTACGACCAAGTGCGCGACCAGCTAGATATCGACGAGAAAGTGCGCATACGCTCGTTGCAAGGCGAGTTCCGAACCTTGGAAAAGGCAAAGGACATGAAAGACATTTTCAACGGCCTGTAA
- a CDS encoding GNAT family N-acetyltransferase has translation MLPHSAAVTVQPATLADIPTIVSLAEATWEPTYRFIISKDQLEYMYRVIYTPASLQRQMHDQGHQFLLLYCEGHPSGFASYSPKDQGVYHLNKIYLLPSHQGQGLGQQLIQAVEDIVRAAGGTTLELNVNRYNPAIAFYERQGFQRYREEDIPIGPFWMNDYVMRKEL, from the coding sequence ATGTTACCACATTCTGCCGCTGTTACTGTTCAGCCTGCCACCCTGGCCGATATTCCCACCATTGTCAGTCTTGCTGAAGCTACTTGGGAGCCAACCTATCGTTTTATCATCTCCAAGGACCAGCTTGAGTACATGTACCGTGTCATCTACACGCCCGCATCTTTGCAGCGGCAGATGCACGACCAAGGACACCAGTTCTTGCTATTATACTGCGAAGGTCATCCGAGTGGCTTCGCGTCGTATTCGCCTAAAGACCAAGGCGTTTATCATCTCAATAAGATCTACTTGCTCCCTTCTCACCAGGGCCAAGGCCTAGGTCAGCAACTCATCCAGGCGGTAGAGGACATCGTACGGGCTGCGGGTGGCACCACCTTGGAGTTGAACGTCAACCGCTACAATCCGGCTATTGCGTTCTATGAGCGTCAGGGCTTTCAACGCTACCGCGAGGAGGATATTCCGATTGGCCCCTTCTGGATGAACGATTACGTGATGCGCAAGGAGCTGTAG